The Acinetobacter wuhouensis genome includes the window CCACATCATGTGCACCACGGCGATAACCAGCAATTTGGGGTAAATTCTTAATTTTTTGAATGCGATCCGTTGCAATCATCGTACTTTTAAACCAAATGGCTTGACCGTCTTGCAACTTCAAACCATGAATCATTCCATCACCTAAGTACCAATCGAATAAAGTGGGATTTTGAACATGAATAGGGTTTGAACCAATACGAAGCAATAATCCATTTAAATGTTGTGGAATTTCACCAGCAACTTTGAAATCACGAAACTCTGTTTCTGCGACGGGCTGATAGACTATGTTTTGGTAAATATTATGTTCTGTAGATGTAGAACGTCTTCTTAAAAATGTTCCAATTATTGTAATTATTTTCTGGAAAACCCTATTCTTCAATGATTTAAAAGTCGTCATCTTTGCATAGGGAAACTCTTTTTTACCTTGATGACAAGACATTCAAGCACCTTTTTTTATTTCAGAGAATATCTTTTAGCTTTTGAACTTATTCTTGTTCTTTTATATCTGAAAAATAGAGATAAAACAAAACATGTTCAAGACCTCTATAAAAATCAATCTCGCCTTGCTCAACTTCATTAGACATAAAAAAAGCAATCCGAAGATTGCTTTTGATCATGCCAAATCAATTTTTAAATAATCAAATCATTCACTTTATGAGCGAATGAACAATCATCAATTATTGATCAATAATATCAGTACCTTTTGGTGGTACAAAGTTAAATGTCGATGCTGGAATTGATGCATTTACATTGACATTGTTAAAACGTACAGTCGTTGTTTGACCCAATGAGTCTTGTAAAATCATCAATGTCGGCGCATTTTTTGCCCCAAAACTAATCGTCAAACTTTGGAAAGCACCATCTTTTTGTTTAGGATAAAGCGTGTAATAAGTTTTGCCTGCATTTGGCTGAGTAATACGATATGCCTTTTGAATTTGTTGCGCATTTCCACTCAATAATAATGCTGGAGTATTGGCAACCTGCTCATCTAAGCTTTGACGAACTGCTTGCTGCAAGTCTGGATCATAAATCCACACCGTACGACCTGAAGTTACAATGGTTTGTTTTGCAGGTGTTGTAGTTTGCCAAAAGAATTTACCCGGACGTTCAACTTTCATCACACCTTTAAAAGTCTGATTCATATGTTGAGCTGTTAAACCTTTCTTCTGAGCGACTTTACCTGTTTGCGTCACTTTCGTTGTTTGTTCAAAGTTTGCAGTAAAGCTCTTCACGCCACTCAATTGTTTCACCAAGTTCGCAGTCGCTTGTTGCTCCGATGCAGCAGTTGCTGCAAAAACTGTTGTGCTCATCATGACTGGTGCAAGCAAAGCCGCACTCATTGCTACTGCACCCATCGTTTTACGAAGCATTTTCATAGGTTCACCTTTTCTATACCTGTACCAAATAAGTCGATACAGTTGTTATTTATTCGATGACCTATCTTAAACCAAATTGGGTAGGTAATAATTGAGAAAATAAGAAGTTTTGTATTGTTATTGGATAGAAATGTAGAAAAATATTCATGATGATGGAGATTATTTTTCATTGAACGAAGCAAATAAATTTCCAAAACCATAAAAAAACCCGCAATTAAGCGGGCTTTTTTGAACTCTTAAAGCTTACACTTCAACAGATACATAGCGACGGCCAAATTGACCCTTCACTTCAAATTTGATTACGCCGTCAGCAGTAGCAAACAAAGTATGGTCACGACCCATACCTACGTTTGTACCAGCGTGGAATTCTGTACCACGTTGACGAACGATAATGTTACCAGCAGTCACAGTTTGACCACCGTACATTTTAACACCTAACATTTTAGGATTCGAGTCACGACCGTTTTTAGTCGAACCACCGGCTTTTTTAGTTGCCATGTCTATTTACTCCTAGTGGATTAGCCTGCGATCGCAGTAATTTTCAACTCAGTGAACCATTGACGGTGACCTTGTTGTTTACGGTAATGTTTACGACGACGCATTTTAACAATACGGATTTTGTCGTGACGACCATGACCAACCACTTCTGCAGTTACTTTTGCGCCAGCAACAACTGGAGCACCGATTTGAATGCTTTCGCCATTCACAACCATTAATACATCATCAAATGTAATAGTTGCGCCAGTTTCAGCTTTCAACAATTCTACTTTAAGGGTTTCACCCTCAACAACACGGTGCTGTTTACCACCGCTTTGGATTACTGCGTACATAACGTACTCCAACTTGCCCGTGTCGTCGTGCCGATAAAGGAATATATCGATCTTAAGACGAACGCCACTGGGGGTTATACAAGGGCAAGGATTTTAAGTGATAATGAATTAAACAACAAGTCATTTCCATCAAATATTACGTTTGTATGCAAATTAATCTAAATATTATTTATTTTTTAAGATTGAGTCACTGAATATATGAAAAAAATTCTTAAAACACGCTTAAATTGAAATAGATTTTTAAATCAAATCCGCTACTATGTAGCGCATAAGAAAGATGACTTGAATGTTTGTTGTTTTATCTTTTTGGACAAATAAAACGCAAATCATTAAGATTCAGGCACGATGTCTGCTTTCTATGGCAACATTCATCCATGTTAATTGTTACACTAGTCAGATAAACGCATTTGCATGAGGCTCCCACCCTATGACCATCGACTTTAAGCAAGATATTCTCGCGCCTGTCGCTACAGACTTTGCAGCGATGGACAAGTTTATTAATGAAGGGATCACTTCAAAAGTCGCTTTAGTCATGGCAGTCAGTAAGCATGTAGTAGAAGCTGGCGGAAAACGCATGCGTCCGATCATGTGTTTACTTGCAGCAAAAGCTTGTGGCGCAACTGATGCACAAATGGAACCCTACCGTAAGCTGGCTGCGATTATCGAAATGCTACACACCGCAACTTTGGTGCATGATGATGTTGTCGATGAATCTGGTTTACGTCGTGGTCGTCCTACAGCAAATGCAACATGGAACAATCAAACAGCAGTTTTGGTCGGTGACTTTTTAATTTCACGTGCTTTCGATCTTTTAGTAGACCTCGACAATATGGTTTTACTCAAAGACTTCTCGACAGGAACCTGTGAAATTGCCGAAGGTGAAGTTTTACAACTTCAAGCCCAACATCAGCCTGAAACCACTGAACAAACTTACCTCGATATTATTCATGGTAAAACTTCTCGTTTATTTGAGCTTGCAACAGAAGGCGCGGCAATCATTGCTGGAAAACCAGAGTATCGTGAGCCGATGCGTTTGTTTGCGGGACACTTTGGAAATGCCTTCCAAATTATTGACGATATTTTAGATTACACTTCCGATGCTGAAACATTAGGTAAAAATATCGGTGATGATTTGATGGAAGGAAAACCGACTTTGCCGTTAATCTCTGCTTTAGCCAATACGCAAGGTGAAGAACACGAAATCATTCGTAAAAGCATTGCGACAGGCGGTACAGCAGATTTGGAACGTGTCATTCAGATTGTACAAAGCTCTGGTGCTTTGGAATATTGTAGCCAACGTGCAACCGAAGAAACTGAGGCTGCGTTACAAGCTTTAAACCATTTACCTGACTCTGCATACCGTCAAGCATTGTATAATTTAGCGAAACTTGCGTTACATCGCCTTCAATAAATATACATATCTCCCATTTTATAAGTGCTTATGCAGATACAATTTAATGATCTTTTTCTCCTCATGCAGGAACAGCTTGATAATTTAAAGGCTGTTCCTGAAGCCAGTATTCTGATTGAACTGGTCAACCGAATCAGACCTAGTGATACTCATGATATTGAAGAAATAAAAAATAAATTTAATGCTTTAATCCGAGCCTTATTGATTACACCTAATGCAACATCTGCATTTCAAGGTTACTTACTGCGACTCATTAATCATTATAAGCAAGCAAGCTTATATGCTGACAGTGGCATTTTATCTTTAGATGGTTTTTGGAATCAGCTCGGACAAAGGCTTGGCGCTCATTTTCTACCACTACTCGTCGACGAATCTGAACTTAAAGATTTAGTCAGTAAAGTTTTTTATCAGCGTAGTGATAAATACTGGCTCGATAATATTGAAGATTCGCAATGGATTGAATTTTTCAAGTTACTGAATCAAGGCTTGAACTATGAAAATGAAAAGCTCGGTATCAAAAGAGAAATTGTCAAAGCGATTACTGTTTTATCCTATCGTATCAGTGGTATTGGCTTATATCCTGAATTTATTAATGCCTATCCTGAACTTCAAGAATACGAATCACCTTTCTTGGTACAAAACCGTGAAATTGTCGAATTTATAGAAACCTATAAGAAAAAACATCGACATGATCCTGATTTCAATCTTGTCCCTGATGCTGATCAAGCTTTGGTCATGATTGAACAATGTCGCGCTGTTGTTTTAAAAATTCGCCGTGCAACAAAACGTATTGGCGTGAGTCTAAGTCTCACCTATCTATTGTCACTGCTTGAACAATGTCTAGACCGCATTGAGTTATTGCTAAATCTCCTAGTTGAAGAAAACCTAATTCGTTTTCAACTTTGTGGTGAACTACTCACTGAATTGGTTTATGCCCACTATAGTGAAACCAGTGTTCGCGACTTACTGAAAACCAATAGTGAACTGATCGCCTTACAAGTCACGGAGAATGCGAGTAAAACGGGTGAGCACTATGTGAGTACAGATAAAAAAGGCTTTTTAGGTATGTTTCAGGCAGCAGCGGGTGCTGGTGTCATCATTGCCACAATGGCTACCATTAAAATTCTTTTTTCTCGTTTAGCACTCGCCCCATTTTTACATGCATTTTTTTATAGTATGAATTACTCATTGGGATTCATGCTAATTCATGTTTTGCACTTCACTGTTGCAACAAAACAGCCTGCAATGACTGCTGCTGCACTTGCTTCCACTGTACAGCATCAAAAAGGGTCTAAAACTGCGCAAATTGCAGAACTTGCGGGTTTGATTATCAATATTATCCGTACTCAGTTCATTGCAATTTTGGGAAATATTTCGATTGCAATTCCAACAGCAGGATTAATTACGTTTTTATGGCAACTGACCACCCATGAACCATTATTGACGCATGCCAAAGCCAATGCCTTATTGCATAGTTTAAATCCATTCACATCACTGGCGATTCCACATGCTGCCATTGCAGGTATTTGTTTATTTTTATCGGGATTAATTGCGGGATATTTCGACAATATGGCAGTGTACCGTAAAGTTGGTGCACGTTTAAAAGCCCATGTAAAATTGAAAAAAATCATGGGCCCTGAAAAACTTGAAAAATTTGCGAATTATATCGAAAGAAATTTAGGTGCTTTAGCGGGTAATTTTCTCTTCGGTATCATGCTCGGAAGTATGGGAACTATCGGATTTATATTAGGATTACCTTTAGACATTCGCCATATTGCCTTCGCCTCAGCAAACTTTATTCAAGGTCTGATGTGCGTCAATGGCTCACCAGATATTGGTTTAATCATTGTGTCATTTATCGGTGTGCTTGCTATAGGTATTACTAACTTATTTGTCAGCTTTACCCTCACCATCATTGTGGCACTTCGTGCACGCCAAGTTCGTTTCTCTCAGTGGAAACCTCTTGCAAAACTGATATTTACACATTTCTCAACTCGCCCAATGGATTTTTTCTGGCCACCGAAACAGCCTTTGCAGCTTGAAGATGAGAACCATTTTCACAAAAAGCTAAAACATTGAGACTAATTGTTATTTTTTGTTCAAATTCTTATTTTTTTTGCAAAAAGAAATTAGTATAAATTACCTAAATCTACTCACTTGAAAAAAAGTGTACTGACTAGTACACTTTAGTGCATTAATTAAACTTAACGTGCGCGATTAATATACTCATAGGTTGTGATATGCCTTATGTATTGCTCTTTATTGGCTGTGTAGGTTTTCTTATTGGGGGTATTGGTTTAAATATTGACCAAATACAACATTTTGATTTCAATAGTGTTGTATGGATGAGTACACACCGTTTAGAGGCTTTAAATGGTATCACACTCGCCCTCTCCTATTTAGGCGGCTTACCGTCTATGATCGTGATAACTGGGCTATGTAGCATATATTTCATACGCCAAAAACAGTACGCAAATATACTGATGATGAGTTTGGGCTTACTCGGTGCTTCAATAATAGGTTGGATTTTAAAATACCTAGTCGACCGACCAAGACCAGATGAAGTCTTCCAAATAGTGAAAACTTATGGAGCTTCATTTCCCAGTGCTCACAGTATTTATGCAGCCGTTTTGTGTTGTTCGATTATGTTTATTTTTCAAAAACATCAGCAAGTTAAACTTATATACTTAATGGGGTTTTTGTGGTTTTTTAGTATGGGAATCTCTCGTGTATATCTGGGAGCACATTTCCCTACAGATGTATTCGCAGGTTGGGGCATAGGTTTTATTTGGGCTGCAATGATATGGCTCATCCTATCTTCAGCAACGTTAAGTCGGAACAAAATATTTTTAGATAAAAATCTAAACGAGGTGGAATAATGATGTCGGCAAAGCTTTGGGCACCTGCCCTTACTGCTTGTGCTCTAGCAACGAGTATTGCACTTGTAGGTTGTAGCAAAGATCCAAAAGCAGCACAAGAAGGTGGTGCTGCTGCCCAAAAAATGCCGCCGACTGAAGTTGGTGTCATTGTTGCTCAACCACAAAGCGTGGAACAAACTGTAGAACTTTCAGGTCGTACGTCTGCGTACCAAATCTCTGAAGTTCGTCCACAAACCAGCGGTGTGATTTTAAAACGCTTGTTTAGTGAAGGCAGTTTTGTACGTGAAGGTCAACCGCTTTATGAAATTGACTCAAGTACCAACCGTGCAAACTTAGACAGCGCAAAAGCAGCTTTAGTACGTCAGCAAGCAAACTTA containing:
- the lolA gene encoding outer membrane lipoprotein chaperone LolA, translating into MKMLRKTMGAVAMSAALLAPVMMSTTVFAATAASEQQATANLVKQLSGVKSFTANFEQTTKVTQTGKVAQKKGLTAQHMNQTFKGVMKVERPGKFFWQTTTPAKQTIVTSGRTVWIYDPDLQQAVRQSLDEQVANTPALLLSGNAQQIQKAYRITQPNAGKTYYTLYPKQKDGAFQSLTISFGAKNAPTLMILQDSLGQTTTVRFNNVNVNASIPASTFNFVPPKGTDIIDQ
- the rpmA gene encoding 50S ribosomal protein L27 — encoded protein: MATKKAGGSTKNGRDSNPKMLGVKMYGGQTVTAGNIIVRQRGTEFHAGTNVGMGRDHTLFATADGVIKFEVKGQFGRRYVSVEV
- the rplU gene encoding 50S ribosomal protein L21; protein product: MYAVIQSGGKQHRVVEGETLKVELLKAETGATITFDDVLMVVNGESIQIGAPVVAGAKVTAEVVGHGRHDKIRIVKMRRRKHYRKQQGHRQWFTELKITAIAG
- the sdsA gene encoding All-trans-nonaprenyl-diphosphate synthase, whose amino-acid sequence is MTIDFKQDILAPVATDFAAMDKFINEGITSKVALVMAVSKHVVEAGGKRMRPIMCLLAAKACGATDAQMEPYRKLAAIIEMLHTATLVHDDVVDESGLRRGRPTANATWNNQTAVLVGDFLISRAFDLLVDLDNMVLLKDFSTGTCEIAEGEVLQLQAQHQPETTEQTYLDIIHGKTSRLFELATEGAAIIAGKPEYREPMRLFAGHFGNAFQIIDDILDYTSDAETLGKNIGDDLMEGKPTLPLISALANTQGEEHEIIRKSIATGGTADLERVIQIVQSSGALEYCSQRATEETEAALQALNHLPDSAYRQALYNLAKLALHRLQ
- a CDS encoding site-specific recombinase; translated protein: MQIQFNDLFLLMQEQLDNLKAVPEASILIELVNRIRPSDTHDIEEIKNKFNALIRALLITPNATSAFQGYLLRLINHYKQASLYADSGILSLDGFWNQLGQRLGAHFLPLLVDESELKDLVSKVFYQRSDKYWLDNIEDSQWIEFFKLLNQGLNYENEKLGIKREIVKAITVLSYRISGIGLYPEFINAYPELQEYESPFLVQNREIVEFIETYKKKHRHDPDFNLVPDADQALVMIEQCRAVVLKIRRATKRIGVSLSLTYLLSLLEQCLDRIELLLNLLVEENLIRFQLCGELLTELVYAHYSETSVRDLLKTNSELIALQVTENASKTGEHYVSTDKKGFLGMFQAAAGAGVIIATMATIKILFSRLALAPFLHAFFYSMNYSLGFMLIHVLHFTVATKQPAMTAAALASTVQHQKGSKTAQIAELAGLIINIIRTQFIAILGNISIAIPTAGLITFLWQLTTHEPLLTHAKANALLHSLNPFTSLAIPHAAIAGICLFLSGLIAGYFDNMAVYRKVGARLKAHVKLKKIMGPEKLEKFANYIERNLGALAGNFLFGIMLGSMGTIGFILGLPLDIRHIAFASANFIQGLMCVNGSPDIGLIIVSFIGVLAIGITNLFVSFTLTIIVALRARQVRFSQWKPLAKLIFTHFSTRPMDFFWPPKQPLQLEDENHFHKKLKH
- a CDS encoding phosphatase PAP2 family protein, translated to MPYVLLFIGCVGFLIGGIGLNIDQIQHFDFNSVVWMSTHRLEALNGITLALSYLGGLPSMIVITGLCSIYFIRQKQYANILMMSLGLLGASIIGWILKYLVDRPRPDEVFQIVKTYGASFPSAHSIYAAVLCCSIMFIFQKHQQVKLIYLMGFLWFFSMGISRVYLGAHFPTDVFAGWGIGFIWAAMIWLILSSATLSRNKIFLDKNLNEVE